In one window of Kitasatospora sp. MMS16-BH015 DNA:
- a CDS encoding aspartate aminotransferase family protein, producing MSDLPTSDLLSRHRAVLPAWVSLYYEQPIEIVSGWGCRVTDAEGRSYLDFFAGILTNMLGYDVPEVREAVERQLRSGVVHTSTLYLIRSQIELAERIAELSGIEDAKVFFTNSGTEANETALLLATNARRSDQVLALRNSYHGRSYAATAVTGNRSWKNSSLSPVNVHYLHGTDRAQFPQLTDREYLDFCAADLRQVLATATAKDVACLIAEPVQGVGGFTAAPDGLLGTYRDILAEHGVLFVSDEVQTGWGRTGDHFWGYQAHGVTPDVLTFAKGLGNGFAIGGVVARAELMDALPAAGISTFGGNPLATTAAKATLEYLLAHDLQQNAKRLGSLMIDQLTKATSQLPGVGEVRGKGLMFAVDLLDPETGAPAPALAARALEEARARGLLVGKGGLYGHTLRMAPPMTLAEEEAREGVGLLIDALTATYR from the coding sequence ATGTCCGATCTGCCGACCTCCGATCTGCTGAGCCGTCACCGTGCCGTCCTGCCCGCCTGGGTCTCGCTCTACTACGAGCAGCCGATCGAGATCGTCAGCGGATGGGGGTGCCGGGTCACCGACGCCGAGGGGCGCAGCTACCTGGACTTCTTCGCGGGCATCCTCACCAACATGCTCGGCTACGACGTGCCCGAGGTACGGGAGGCCGTGGAGCGGCAGCTGCGCAGCGGGGTGGTGCACACCTCCACGCTCTACCTGATCCGCTCGCAGATCGAACTCGCCGAGCGGATCGCCGAGCTGTCGGGCATCGAGGACGCCAAGGTATTCTTCACCAACTCCGGCACCGAGGCCAACGAGACGGCCCTGCTGCTGGCCACCAACGCCCGCCGCTCCGACCAGGTGCTGGCTCTGCGCAACAGCTACCACGGCCGCTCGTACGCGGCCACGGCGGTGACCGGCAATCGGAGCTGGAAGAACTCCTCGCTCTCTCCGGTCAACGTGCACTACCTGCACGGCACCGACCGGGCGCAGTTCCCGCAGCTCACCGACCGCGAGTACCTGGACTTCTGCGCGGCGGACCTGCGGCAGGTGCTGGCCACCGCCACCGCCAAGGACGTGGCCTGCTTGATCGCCGAACCGGTGCAGGGCGTCGGCGGGTTCACCGCCGCGCCGGACGGGCTGCTCGGCACCTACCGGGACATCCTGGCGGAGCACGGCGTGCTCTTCGTCTCCGACGAGGTGCAGACCGGCTGGGGACGCACCGGCGACCACTTCTGGGGGTACCAGGCGCACGGGGTGACCCCGGACGTGCTCACCTTCGCCAAGGGCCTGGGCAACGGCTTCGCGATCGGTGGCGTGGTGGCCCGGGCCGAGCTGATGGACGCGCTGCCGGCGGCCGGGATCTCCACCTTCGGCGGCAACCCGCTGGCCACCACGGCGGCCAAGGCCACCCTGGAGTACCTGCTGGCCCACGACCTCCAGCAGAACGCCAAGCGGCTCGGCAGCCTGATGATCGACCAGCTCACCAAGGCCACCAGCCAGCTGCCCGGAGTCGGCGAAGTCCGCGGCAAGGGGCTGATGTTCGCCGTGGACCTGCTCGACCCGGAGACCGGTGCACCCGCCCCGGCGCTCGCCGCCCGGGCCCTGGAGGAGGCCCGCGCGCGCGGCCTGCTGGTCGGCAAGGGCGGCCTGTACGGGCACACGCTCCGGATGGCGCCGCCGATGACGCTCGCCGAGGAGGAGGCCCGGGAGGGCGTCGGCCTGCTGATCGACGCCCTCACCGCGACCTACCGCTAG
- a CDS encoding glycosyltransferase: MRILFTGPGSAGHSFPLVPTAQALRAAGHEVLLAGQAPLDLLRQTGLPTVEIGDGSTLSDSFRRIAPDPGYVNPDRSQEETIRLAALGFADHGRAALPGLLAVATAWRPDVLVHAAFQAAAPLVAAKLGIPAVVHNFGVMSGQEMVGRFASLLEPEYREHGVEGPATHTVIDVVPASLGGDGTGWRVRYVPYNGGGTVPSELLGRGERPRIAVTLGTVLTEWAGANPITRLVAEAAQVDADFLLAVGDTDLTPLGPLPANVRALPWVPLAQLLDAADAVVHHGGSGTMLTAAAHGIPQLILPQGADHFLNVAAAQAAGFALRSTDTEVDAALLDRLLTEEGLRKSAESFRAEMSALPSPADLVPRFEALR; encoded by the coding sequence GTGCGCATCCTGTTCACCGGCCCGGGTTCGGCCGGGCACTCGTTCCCGCTGGTGCCCACTGCCCAGGCGCTGCGCGCGGCCGGGCACGAGGTGTTGCTCGCCGGCCAGGCCCCGCTCGACCTGCTGCGGCAGACCGGCCTCCCCACGGTGGAGATCGGCGACGGTTCGACGCTCTCCGACTCCTTCCGCCGGATCGCCCCCGATCCGGGGTACGTCAACCCCGACCGCAGCCAGGAGGAGACCATACGGCTCGCCGCCCTGGGCTTCGCCGACCACGGCCGGGCCGCCCTGCCGGGGCTGCTCGCGGTGGCCACCGCCTGGCGGCCGGACGTGCTCGTGCACGCCGCCTTCCAGGCGGCCGCCCCGCTGGTCGCGGCCAAGCTCGGCATCCCGGCAGTGGTGCACAACTTCGGGGTGATGTCCGGGCAGGAGATGGTCGGCCGCTTCGCGTCCCTGCTCGAGCCGGAGTACCGCGAGCACGGGGTCGAGGGGCCGGCCACCCACACCGTGATCGACGTGGTGCCCGCCTCCCTCGGCGGTGACGGCACGGGGTGGCGGGTGCGGTACGTGCCGTACAACGGCGGCGGCACGGTGCCGTCCGAGCTGCTCGGCCGGGGCGAGCGGCCGAGGATCGCGGTCACCCTAGGCACCGTGCTGACCGAGTGGGCGGGCGCCAATCCGATCACCCGCCTGGTGGCCGAGGCGGCGCAGGTGGACGCCGACTTCCTGCTCGCCGTCGGCGACACCGACCTCACCCCGCTCGGCCCGCTCCCGGCGAACGTGCGGGCCCTGCCCTGGGTGCCGCTGGCCCAACTCCTCGACGCGGCCGACGCCGTGGTCCACCACGGCGGTTCCGGCACCATGCTCACCGCCGCAGCACACGGCATACCCCAGCTGATCCTCCCGCAGGGCGCCGACCACTTCCTCAACGTGGCGGCCGCCCAGGCCGCCGGCTTCGCGCTCCGCTCCACCGACACCGAGGTGGATGCCGCCCTGCTGGATCGCCTGCTCACCGAGGAGGGCCTGCGCAAGTCCGCCGAGTCCTTCCGCGCGGAGATGTCAGCCTTGCCCTCCCCGGCCGACCTGGTGCCCCGGTTCGAGGCCCTGCGCTGA
- a CDS encoding putative protein N(5)-glutamine methyltransferase, which translates to MTVFPSARLRTTLVGRLRAAGCVFAEDEAALLLSTAGSPAELAAMVDRRAAGLPLELVLGWAEFCGLRIAVEPGVFVPRRRTEFLAEQAVALGRPGAVVLDLCCGAGALGAAVATALGRVELHAADLQSAACGCARRNLGPLGGEVHQGDLYEALPAHLRGRIDLLVANAPYVPTDRIRLLPPEAREHEPVLTLDGGADGLAVQRRVIAGARDWLAPGGHLLIETGAHQAADTAAAFTAHGLTPRIVNCPDREATVVIGS; encoded by the coding sequence CGCCTGCGCGCCGCAGGCTGCGTGTTCGCCGAGGACGAGGCGGCGTTGCTGCTCTCCACCGCCGGCTCCCCCGCCGAGCTGGCCGCCATGGTCGACCGCCGCGCGGCCGGCCTCCCACTGGAACTCGTGCTCGGCTGGGCCGAGTTCTGCGGGCTGCGGATCGCCGTCGAGCCCGGGGTCTTCGTGCCCCGGCGGCGCACCGAGTTCCTGGCCGAACAGGCCGTCGCCCTCGGCCGCCCGGGCGCGGTGGTGCTCGACCTGTGCTGCGGCGCGGGCGCACTCGGCGCGGCCGTGGCCACCGCCCTGGGCCGGGTCGAACTCCACGCCGCAGACCTCCAGTCGGCGGCCTGCGGGTGCGCCCGCCGCAATCTGGGCCCGCTCGGCGGCGAGGTGCACCAGGGCGACCTGTACGAGGCGCTCCCCGCGCACCTGCGCGGCCGGATCGACCTCCTGGTGGCCAACGCGCCGTACGTGCCGACCGACCGGATCCGGCTGCTCCCACCCGAGGCCCGCGAGCACGAACCCGTGCTCACCCTGGACGGCGGCGCCGACGGGCTCGCCGTGCAGCGCCGGGTGATCGCGGGCGCCCGCGACTGGCTGGCCCCCGGCGGCCACCTGCTGATCGAGACCGGCGCCCACCAAGCCGCCGACACCGCTGCCGCGTTCACCGCGCACGGACTGACCCCACGGATCGTCAACTGCCCGGACCGTGAGGCCACGGTGGTGATCGGGAGCTGA
- a CDS encoding AAA family ATPase — MITVMVNGLPGAGKTTLATALARELGLPLLSKDAVKETLADALGPGPGGAGWDRPWSTALGRAAGETLWTLLGGAPAGAVLETPWLGAEVRGHVRAGLLRAGVEPGRTQEVWCELPLALARQRYDQRAAQRHPVHLDTGAGQDERWSAWAAVAAPLALGTVHRVDTSRPVDVPGLADRIRTGAAEGTSPWRDTPTNG, encoded by the coding sequence GTGATCACGGTGATGGTGAACGGGCTCCCCGGAGCCGGCAAGACCACGCTGGCCACGGCGCTGGCCCGGGAGTTGGGGCTGCCGCTGCTGAGCAAGGACGCGGTGAAGGAGACCCTGGCCGACGCCCTCGGCCCCGGCCCGGGCGGAGCCGGCTGGGACCGGCCCTGGAGCACCGCGCTCGGCCGGGCGGCGGGCGAGACGCTCTGGACCCTGCTCGGCGGAGCGCCGGCGGGGGCGGTACTGGAGACGCCCTGGCTCGGCGCGGAGGTCCGGGGGCACGTCCGGGCCGGGCTGCTGCGGGCCGGGGTCGAGCCGGGCCGGACCCAGGAGGTCTGGTGCGAGCTGCCGTTGGCCCTCGCGCGGCAGCGCTACGACCAGCGGGCGGCGCAGCGCCACCCGGTCCACCTCGACACGGGGGCCGGTCAGGACGAGCGCTGGTCGGCCTGGGCGGCGGTCGCCGCTCCACTCGCCCTCGGCACCGTGCACCGGGTCGACACCAGCCGCCCGGTGGACGTGCCGGGGCTGGCCGACCGGATCCGGACCGGCGCGGCCGAGGGCACCTCACCCTGGCGCGACACGCCCACGAACGGGTGA
- a CDS encoding NUDIX hydrolase: protein MPEATEQVRVSARALVRDAEGRLLLINAHNDPEDPSAGGFWMTPGGGVEPGESLPEAAARELAEEIGLRVTPEQLGTPVAFTTGYAELGWANGVFTDHFFLHRVATHEIDLSGQTDYEQREYRGHRWWPVAELATTEETVFPWGLAELLTGLDRHGRPAEPVQLPWHH from the coding sequence ATGCCCGAAGCCACCGAACAGGTCCGCGTCTCCGCCCGAGCACTGGTGCGGGACGCCGAGGGCCGCCTGCTGCTGATCAATGCCCACAACGACCCCGAGGACCCGTCGGCCGGCGGGTTCTGGATGACCCCGGGCGGCGGGGTCGAGCCCGGCGAGTCACTCCCGGAGGCGGCGGCCCGCGAGCTGGCCGAGGAGATCGGCCTGCGCGTCACGCCCGAACAGCTCGGCACGCCGGTCGCGTTCACCACCGGATACGCCGAACTGGGATGGGCAAACGGGGTGTTCACCGACCACTTCTTCCTCCACCGGGTGGCCACCCACGAGATCGATCTGAGCGGCCAGACCGACTACGAGCAGCGCGAGTACCGCGGCCACCGCTGGTGGCCGGTGGCCGAGCTCGCCACCACCGAGGAGACCGTGTTCCCTTGGGGCCTCGCCGAGCTGCTCACCGGCCTCGACCGGCACGGCCGCCCCGCCGAGCCGGTGCAACTCCCCTGGCACCACTGA